One Candidatus Zixiibacteriota bacterium genomic window, AATCCCGAGTGCTTTCATACCTCGCCCTTCACCAAGTCAGTCTCCTAATGGCTACGAAGCATGCCTGCCGCCGTCAACCAAAAACTGGTTGTCAAACGGCCGCGCAGACGGCAGATTCTGTCTCCGGAGGCACTTGACCGGCTTTTGAGTATGACCAGCGTTCTTCAGATTAACAATGCCGTCATGACCGCGGAAGCACCGACGGGATCTCTGTCGTTCACGCTGCGCGCCGGCGATATCGGCATCATTTTCGGCCCGCCCTGCTCCGGCAAGACGGCGCTTCTGGCGGCATTGCTGGGCGAGCAGAAACTCAACTCCGGCACGATTGATGTCCTGGGAGGGAAGGTTGAACAGGCCAGCCGCAGCGAAATGCGACGGCTGCGACAACGAATCGGCGTGCTCCGCCATGACGACATCTTGGTCTCCCGGCACAGCCTCTTCGACAATGTCGCGCTGCCGCTGCGTATCGGCCGGCGCGAGGAACGGCACATCCACGATCGCGTTACGGCGCAACTGGCTGAAGTCGGATTGTTGGGTAAGATGCGGCGGCGCGCCCAGGACTTAACTGCAGAGGAACGCCGGCTCGTGAGCTTGGCGCAACTGGCGATCAAGTACCCGCCGCTGGTGCTGGCCGATTTGCGCTCGGACGAGACGGATCTGCGGATCATCAAACCCGCGCTCTTCCGCCTGGCGACGCTCGGTACAGCGGTGCTGATCTTCGAACGCCGCAAGACGCCGGATGGTTGCCTGCGCTTTGAAAGGATCATTTCCCTGCGTGAATCGCTATTGGTCGCATGAGGTCGGCGGCGGCCCGGGCGCGCGAATCATCACCGCGCTGCAAGTGATGCTGTCGCTGGCACCGGTTGCGCTGGTTCTGCTGGTAATGCATAATCTCAATCAGCAGGAGTTCGAGCTGCGCCGGCAGTTGAAGCTGGTGGTTTATCTCAGCGACCAGTTGACCGCCGAGCAAATCGGCACGCTGACCGGCCGGGTCAAGGCACTGGAAGGCTATCAATCGTTCGAATACCGCGATCGCGCCGAGGTCTTTGCCGAGATGCAGGCGTTGATCGGCGCCGAACTGCTGCCGGGGCGCGCCGAAAATCCGTTCCCCAATGTACTCGAGGTGCGTTTTGCACCGGTCAAATCGACGCTCACCAATTTTGAGATTTCCGCAATTCAGTTGAAGCAATTTCCGTTTGTCGAGAGTGTCGACTACGGCGCGCAGTGGCTGGCGGCGCAGGAACGGACCTTTGCCGCGACTGCCCGGGTGGCGCTGGCGCTGCGCATCGCCACGGTTCTGGCGGCGCTGCTCCTGATCTTCTGGCAGGCGCGGCGGCTGCTTTCGTCGCATCAGGAATTCATGGCGGCCATGCGCCTGCTGGGCGCCGGCTGGAGATTTGTGGGCATCCCGGTCTTTTCGCGGACGCTGGGAGATGCGCTGATCGCCGGGGCGCTCTGTCTCGGACTGCTCTACGGCGGCTGCGTGCTGGCGCGCGAGTGGAGCCTGCGGCTGAGCTTTTTCGGTCCCGATGGAATCGTCGCGGTCATGTTCATCACGGTGGCGGTGACGATCGTCGGCACGGCGTTTGCGCTGCGCGGGGCGCTGCGATGACGAGCACTGCCGCGATGATCCTGCTGGTCGTTGCGCTCGCCACTCCTCTCCTTTTCGGCCAGGCCGATACCTCGCAACTGGCGGCTACGCGCGCGCAGCTCGAGCGGGCGCGGGCGGAAGCCGAGCGGCTGATGAAATCGCAGGCCGATCTCTACAAGCAACTCGAGAGTATCGACCGGGCGCTGGAACTCTCGAGTCGTCTACAGCGGCAACTGCGGGAGCAATCGCTTGACCTGAAGGCCGAAATTGCCGCCACGGAGGACACCTTGCGGTCGCTGCAGTCAACCTCGGCAACGGCGAGCGAGCTGGCCGCGCGACGACTGCGAAAAGTCTTCATGCTGCACGAAGTGAACCACTTTGACATACCGTACTTATATTCGAGTCAGATCGAGACGGAACGGCAATCCCATTTGACGGCGCGGCTGATCCGCAGCGACAGCCGGCAGTTAGTGTCGATCGACGCGGCCATCACCGACAAGACTGCTGTGCTCGCGAATCTGCAGCGGCGACAAGAGGAATTGGCGCAGAATGCCAAGGCGCGGGCGGCGGAAGAACAACGCGCACGCGCGGCCCTGCGCCAACGCGAAACACTGCTGGCCGATCTCAAGAGCGAAAGCCGCGATCTGGCTTGGCAAGTGGATCAGATTGGCGAGTCGTCGACGGCCTTGAGTGAAGTCTTCGCCCAAATCGATGCCCAGGTAACCGGCACCGGTGACTTCATCTGGCAGCGCGAACGCGAACTTAACCTGAAAATGAAAGGGCGGTTATTCTGGCCGGTGACCGGCCCCGTGGTCAACAAATTCGGTCTCTCCCGGGATTCCCGCAGCGGACTGACCAGCAAGTCGAATGGCGTGGTCATCGCCACCAACCGGGGCGCAAAAGTGGTTGCCGCTCTGACCGGCGAAGTAATATATATCGGCTGGGCGCGCGGCCTGGAACGCTTTGTCGTCGTCGACCACGGCGGC contains:
- a CDS encoding ATP-binding cassette domain-containing protein, with the protein product MTSVLQINNAVMTAEAPTGSLSFTLRAGDIGIIFGPPCSGKTALLAALLGEQKLNSGTIDVLGGKVEQASRSEMRRLRQRIGVLRHDDILVSRHSLFDNVALPLRIGRREERHIHDRVTAQLAEVGLLGKMRRRAQDLTAEERRLVSLAQLAIKYPPLVLADLRSDETDLRIIKPALFRLATLGTAVLIFERRKTPDGCLRFERIISLRESLLVA
- a CDS encoding peptidoglycan DD-metalloendopeptidase family protein encodes the protein MTSTAAMILLVVALATPLLFGQADTSQLAATRAQLERARAEAERLMKSQADLYKQLESIDRALELSSRLQRQLREQSLDLKAEIAATEDTLRSLQSTSATASELAARRLRKVFMLHEVNHFDIPYLYSSQIETERQSHLTARLIRSDSRQLVSIDAAITDKTAVLANLQRRQEELAQNAKARAAEEQRARAALRQRETLLADLKSESRDLAWQVDQIGESSTALSEVFAQIDAQVTGTGDFIWQRERELNLKMKGRLFWPVTGPVVNKFGLSRDSRSGLTSKSNGVVIATNRGAKVVAALTGEVIYIGWARGLERFVVVDHGGSIYTVYGNLDRIDVSEGQQVIRGEAFAVTAGSRLHFEVREGKTPVDPNAWLRH